The Sandaracinus amylolyticus genomic interval CGCGCGGCGCGATGGATCGAGAGCGGTGCCGGGACACAGCTCGTCTCGAAGTACGCGGTGAGCGCTTCGCGATCGATCGTCGTGTCGAACTCAGGGTGCGTCCGCAGCGCGCGGAGCTCCGAGCCGAACAGAAGATCGCCGCGCGTCGTGCGACCCCAGTAAAGTGGCTTGATCCCGACGCGATCGCGCACGAGCTGGAGTGTGCGGGCTTCGCGATCCCACAGCGCGATCGCGAACATCCCCACGAAGCGCGAGAGCGCGCCTTCGAGGCCCCAGCGCTCGATGGCAGCGAGCAGCGTCTCGGTGTCGGACGTGCCGCGGAACCGGGCATCCGGGAGATCCTCGCGAATGCGCAGGTGGTTGTAGATTTCGCCGTTGAACACGACGACGTATCGGCTGGACGCTGACATCATCGGCTGATGCCCGAGCGGCGAGAGGTCGAGGATCGACAGGCGTCGCTGGCCCAGCACGAGCCCGCACGTCGCGTCTTCCCACTCGCCCGCGTCGTCAGGGCCGCGATGGGCGAGCGAGTCGCGCATCACCGCGGCACGCGCGCGGAGCGCGTCCCCGCGACCTTCGATCGACCAGATCCCCGAGATGCCGCACATCGCTCGGCTCAGGCGCGAGGACGACGCTCGTCCTCGCCGTCGGGATCGCTGGAGCGTTCCTCGGCGGGCGCCGCCTCGTCGGAGACGTAGTACCCGCCCTTCGACTGGTAGTAGTAGTTGTAGTAGCCGTTGCCGCCGCCGTAACCGCCGCCGGAGCGCGGGTCGAACCCGTTGACGATCGCGCCCACGACGTTCGCACCGACGTCGCGTAGCTGCTGCAAGACCGCGCGCACCGCATGCCTGGTCGTCTCACGAACGCGCGCGACGACCACCATCCCGTCCACCTGCGGCCCGAGCACCGCCGCGTCGATCACCGCACCGAGCGGGGGCGAGTCGCAGATCACCAGATCGTACTCACGTCGCGCTTCCTCGAGCAACTCCTTGAAGCGCTCACGATGCAGCAGCTCTGCGGGATTCGGCGGGATCGGGCCGGACGGGATGACGTGGACACCGGGGACGATCGTGCTCTGCACGATGGAACGCATGTCGTTCTGCCCGGCGATGTAGCTCGTCAACCCGACGCGGTTCGCCACGCCGAACGCGCGGTGGACGCGCGGACGCCGGAGATCGGTGTCGATCACGAGCACGCGCTTGCCGCTCTGCGCGAGCGACACTGCGAGGTTCGCCGTCACGGTCGTCTTCCCCTCGCGTGGGTTCGCGCTCGTGACCGCCAGCGTATGGAGCTTCTCGCCTTCCATGAAGACGAGGTTCGTGCGGATCGTTCGGAAGTTCTCCGCGACCGCGGAGAGCGGCTGATGATGCGCGATGAGATCTCGACTGCTCGCGCCCTGGACGACCGTCGCGCGTCGTCGCGGGCGCTGCGTCCCGTTCTTGCGCGCGTCTGGCTCGGACATCAGCGGCAGCACGCCGAGCACGGTCGCTCCGAGCTCGGCGATCTGATCGGGCGAACGCAGGCGCGTGTCGAGCTGCGCGAGGCCGAACGCGAGGGCGAGGCCGAGCGCGAGCCCCAACGCGAGGCCGATGCCGACGTTCGTCGTGGTCCGCGGGCTCACGTGGCTGGTCGGAACGAGCGCTCGGTCGACCATGCGCACGAACGTCGTGCGAAGCGCGCGCGTGATGTCCGCCTCGGTCGTCCGCTGCAGCACGACCTCGTAGAGCTTCGCGCTGTTCTCGCGCTCCCGGTTCAGACGCGAGTACTCGATTTCGCGGAGGTTCAGCTCGAGCCCGGCCGCCTGCGCTTGATCCACCGCTCCGCGCAGCCCCGCTTCGAGCGCGGTCGCCTCGCGGACGTCCGCCTCGGCGGAGCGGAGGATCGCCGCGGTCTCGCGTTGGAGCTGCTCGCGAAGCGCGCCGATCTCCGCGTCGAGCTCGGTCATGCGCGGGTGACGCGCGCCGTAACGCTCCTCGAGGCCCGTGCGCTCCGCGATCTTGGTGCGGAGCGCGCCGTGGAGCTCCTGCACCGTCGTGCTTTCGGTCAGAGCGCTCGCCTGCGCTTCGATGTCTCCGCTGGCGAGCAGCGTTCGAAGCCTCGTGACGCGCGCCTGGAGCGCGATGCGGTTCGCACGCGCCTCCGTGAGCGCCGTGTTGAAGTGCTCGATCTCCGCGGCGACGAGGTTGCGCCGGTCCTCGAGCGATACCGACAGGATGTTGTGGTCGAGCTTGAACTCGTGGAGCGCGAGCTCGGATCGATCGAGCTGCGTCCGGAGGTTGTCGAGCTGCCCTCCGAGCCATTCGAGGGAGCTCACCGTGGCCCCCATGCGGTCCTCGAGCGTCTTCTCGATGTAGACGTCGGCGATCGTGTTGGCGATCAGCGCGGCGCGGTCAGGACGCGTGTCGCGGACCTTCAGATACACGAGCCTCGTGCCCTGGACGGACTCGATCGTGAGTCGGCCCTGCAGCAGCGCGGCGGCCGTCTCGACCGACATCCCGTCCCAGTTCGCAGGAACCGAGCTCGGGTCGGTCAGGAACGTGCGGTCGCGATGCAGCTCCAGGCGCTGCACGACGCGTTCGGCGATGACCCGACTCCCGAGGATCCGCTCCTGTGTCGCGAAGAACTCCCGGCTCAGCCAGAAGTTCGTCATCGGCGTCGCGACGTCTTCGATGTCGCGGCCCAGCGGACGCGGAGGGTTCGGATCGAACTCGATCGTGCAGGACGCCTCGTAGATCCTGGGCTGCCGCACGCTCCATGCCGCTGCCATCGCCGTGACGCCCGCGCCGAGCAGCAGCACCAGCCACCAATAGCTGCGCAGCCCTCGGAGGATCTCGCCGAGATTGGCCGCAGACGCACGAGGCGCCCGCGCCGCGCTATTCGGCTTCTCGGGGGAGGCGCTCATCCGCGACCGGCGGCGAAGGTGTTCTCGTTCGAGACACGAGTCAAGCAACCCTGAGTTGCGGGAATCTCCGGGATCATTCGACTCCGGGAGGAGCACATGCGGCGCTGGTGCGTCCGTCGCGCCGACAGATCTCCATGCGCGCGCGACGGGCGCGCGCGACGTCTCCGACCTCGTCCGAGAGGCTCGCGATCTGGTCGAGCGCGCTGGAGCTCGGATCTGCGCGGTGGGCCTCCTCGAGCGCGCGGAGCGCGCGCCCGTGGTTTCCCATCCGTCGTTCGAGGCGCGCGAGCAGCATCCGCGCCGCCGCGACTCGAGCCGGCGCGCCCGATGCGCTCGCCACCAGGTCCCGCACCGCGTCGCGCATACCGTCGGCGTCACCCGCTGCCGCGCGGGCCTCCGCGAGCCGGCGTAGCCGCTCCTGCTCGGCCTCGCCGTGCGCTCGGAGTTGCTCGAGCGCCTCGGCCGCCCCCGAGGGCCGCTGGAGCGCGAGGAGCGCTTCCGCGCGGACGAACGCCACCTGCGGGCTCGGGGTCGGGGTGCCGGCCACACCGTCGAGCTCACCGAGCGCGTCCGCCGGCCGCCCAGCGGCGATCGCTCGCCGCGCGCGACGCACGCGGGGTCCCGCGAGCCCGGAGGCCACCAACGCAGCATCTAGCTGCGCCACGAACTCGTCCGGCAGACCGGGACAAGACGCGAGGGCATCGAGGAGCGCCATGTCGTGCCCGAACACGCGGATGGCGAGCGACGGGTCGGGGCTCGCGGCGAGCACGTCGCAGCCTACGCGAGGCGCGACCGTCGGAAGCCGATCGCGAACCTCGCGCACTTCGAGCCAGGCCTGCTCGAGCGCACCCCTACGCGTCAGCCAGCGCGCGGCGATCCGGTGGGGCTCGTGCCAGCCCGGTGCGAGCCGCATCGTCTGGTTCAACCAGAGCGCCACGCGCTCGTCGCCGCGCCGCGCTGCGGCGTGCGCGCCGAGGAGCGTGAACACGGGCTCGCTGGGGTGGGCGCGTACGGCATCGACGATCCGCGCATCGAAGGTCTCGAAGTCCCCACGACGAAGCGCGCTGAGGAGCTCGTTCTGCAGTCGGCGCTGATCGAGCGAGACGATGCTCGGCCCCAGCGCGACGACGGCGACGAACGCCGTGCCCGCGAGCGCAGCCAGCGTGCGAGACGAGATCGCGACCGAGTCGTCGGCCTCCTCCCGGCGCGCGGAGGGCGCGATCGCTGCCGCGAGCACGGCCGAGGCGACGATCGCGATGCCCGGCATCTCGAGCGCGAAGTCGACGAGATCGTGCGCCGCGATGGACGCGACGGCCGCGAGCGCGCCCGTCTGCGCCGGAGAGCGTGCTGCGAGCGCCCCTCGCGCCCAGGCGGTTGCGAGCGTGACGAGCAGCGCGATGCCTACGATCAAGCCCCACTCGCTCGTCCATTGGACGACGATGTTCTCGGGGTGATCGATGCGCTCGTCGGTGCCGAAGAGCCTGACGAAGGCGGCGCTGAACGCGCCGCGCCCGACGCCGAGCCAGGGGTGCGTCAGCGCGAGCTCGAGCCCTCGCGCCGCGAGTCGGAGCTTCTCGTACGACCCGCCCTCGAGCTCGTGTCGCAGCCAGTCGAGCACGAGGGCGACGCCCACCAACGCCGCCATCGAAAGAACCGCGATGCCGCCGAGCGACGCGAGGAGCACGCGCCGGGAAAGCGCTCGCCGGCGCGCGAAGATCAGCACCGCGAGCGTGAGAACGCCGATCGCGAGCGACGCGATGCCTCCGCGCGACGCGCAGACCACGACCACGCCAGCGCTGATCGCGCCCGAGACGAACCAGCCGATCCGTGCGGGGCGTGCGCGCGCGTCGAGGCCGGCGGCGAGCGAAAGCGGCACGCCCATCGCGACGAACCCCGAGAGATGGTTCGGATTGAGCAGCGGCCCAATCAACGGGGTGTTCCACCACGGCTCGGAAAGCATGCCGAACGGCGCCCTGAGATCGAGCGCGACGTGTGCGAGCGAGACGAGCGCGACGAGCAGCGTCGAGGTCGCGCCCAGCCGAACGATCCACTCCCGTTGCCCTCGACTGCAGAGGACGGTGGCCGCCGAGAACGCGCAGATGATCGCGAGTCCCACGAGGATCTGCGAACGCGTGGCGATCTCCGACGCAGAGAGCGGCCACCACGAGGGCGCGTCGATCCCAAGCGCGGCGATCGATGCGCGCGCGTCGACACCGTCGGGCGAAAAACGATCGGAGAACGCGGTCGGGAGCGGCACCGCCTGGAGGATCGTGAGCGAGAGCGCGATGGTGACCGCGAGCGCGACGCCGCGACCCACCACGAACGAGCCGCTCGAGGTCGCGGAGAGCAACCACACCGCGCTCGATGCAGCCGCG includes:
- a CDS encoding O-antigen ligase family protein — its product is MALAGVIVVSPELMGGATPGALLAIVLLAIAAASSAVWLLSATSSGSFVVGRGVALAVTIALSLTILQAVPLPTAFSDRFSPDGVDARASIAALGIDAPSWWPLSASEIATRSQILVGLAIICAFSAATVLCSRGQREWIVRLGATSTLLVALVSLAHVALDLRAPFGMLSEPWWNTPLIGPLLNPNHLSGFVAMGVPLSLAAGLDARARPARIGWFVSGAISAGVVVVCASRGGIASLAIGVLTLAVLIFARRRALSRRVLLASLGGIAVLSMAALVGVALVLDWLRHELEGGSYEKLRLAARGLELALTHPWLGVGRGAFSAAFVRLFGTDERIDHPENIVVQWTSEWGLIVGIALLVTLATAWARGALAARSPAQTGALAAVASIAAHDLVDFALEMPGIAIVASAVLAAAIAPSARREEADDSVAISSRTLAALAGTAFVAVVALGPSIVSLDQRRLQNELLSALRRGDFETFDARIVDAVRAHPSEPVFTLLGAHAAARRGDERVALWLNQTMRLAPGWHEPHRIAARWLTRRGALEQAWLEVREVRDRLPTVAPRVGCDVLAASPDPSLAIRVFGHDMALLDALASCPGLPDEFVAQLDAALVASGLAGPRVRRARRAIAAGRPADALGELDGVAGTPTPSPQVAFVRAEALLALQRPSGAAEALEQLRAHGEAEQERLRRLAEARAAAGDADGMRDAVRDLVASASGAPARVAAARMLLARLERRMGNHGRALRALEEAHRADPSSSALDQIASLSDEVGDVARARRARMEICRRDGRTSAACAPPGVE
- a CDS encoding polysaccharide biosynthesis tyrosine autokinase; the encoded protein is MSASPEKPNSAARAPRASAANLGEILRGLRSYWWLVLLLGAGVTAMAAAWSVRQPRIYEASCTIEFDPNPPRPLGRDIEDVATPMTNFWLSREFFATQERILGSRVIAERVVQRLELHRDRTFLTDPSSVPANWDGMSVETAAALLQGRLTIESVQGTRLVYLKVRDTRPDRAALIANTIADVYIEKTLEDRMGATVSSLEWLGGQLDNLRTQLDRSELALHEFKLDHNILSVSLEDRRNLVAAEIEHFNTALTEARANRIALQARVTRLRTLLASGDIEAQASALTESTTVQELHGALRTKIAERTGLEERYGARHPRMTELDAEIGALREQLQRETAAILRSAEADVREATALEAGLRGAVDQAQAAGLELNLREIEYSRLNRERENSAKLYEVVLQRTTEADITRALRTTFVRMVDRALVPTSHVSPRTTTNVGIGLALGLALGLALAFGLAQLDTRLRSPDQIAELGATVLGVLPLMSEPDARKNGTQRPRRRATVVQGASSRDLIAHHQPLSAVAENFRTIRTNLVFMEGEKLHTLAVTSANPREGKTTVTANLAVSLAQSGKRVLVIDTDLRRPRVHRAFGVANRVGLTSYIAGQNDMRSIVQSTIVPGVHVIPSGPIPPNPAELLHRERFKELLEEARREYDLVICDSPPLGAVIDAAVLGPQVDGMVVVARVRETTRHAVRAVLQQLRDVGANVVGAIVNGFDPRSGGGYGGGNGYYNYYYQSKGGYYVSDEAAPAEERSSDPDGEDERRPRA